One Actinomycetota bacterium genomic window carries:
- a CDS encoding 1-acyl-sn-glycerol-3-phosphate acyltransferase, whose translation MDRLPPRIVRRLVLAPLAVLICIAILAVSPALLAAAAVADLFLPGSWRTTRLVAFVVCYLVLELVGFAAMLVLWVASGFGVAMRSDRVQGWHYGFMAWWLRMMDGVVRRLFRLRIHIEERPVPRPGPVLVFSRHAGPGNSLLLIGTILVGYGRRPRIVMLAKLQWEPLYDIMLNRVPNRFIRHDPSRRHLYMDAIAGLATGLGDSDAFVLFPEGKDFTPRVRRRAIEYLRGKGHEQAADRAERMEHVLPPRHGGVMAALNAAPDADVVFVAHAVLEDIGTFKQIWSSIPLTHPVRARYWRVPAAEVPRDEQELIEWLYDWWERIDAWLTEHVAAV comes from the coding sequence GTGGACCGGTTGCCGCCACGGATCGTGCGCAGGTTGGTGCTCGCCCCGCTCGCGGTCCTCATCTGCATCGCGATACTCGCCGTCTCGCCCGCGCTCCTCGCCGCCGCGGCCGTGGCCGACCTCTTCCTGCCGGGCAGCTGGCGCACGACGCGCCTCGTCGCCTTCGTCGTCTGCTACCTCGTCCTGGAACTGGTCGGGTTCGCGGCGATGCTCGTCCTGTGGGTGGCCAGCGGTTTCGGGGTCGCGATGCGCTCGGACCGGGTCCAGGGCTGGCACTACGGGTTCATGGCCTGGTGGCTGCGGATGATGGACGGGGTCGTCCGGCGTCTGTTCCGTCTGCGCATCCACATCGAGGAGCGTCCGGTGCCTCGTCCCGGACCGGTGCTCGTGTTCAGCCGCCACGCCGGACCGGGCAACTCCCTGCTGCTGATAGGCACGATCCTGGTCGGGTACGGACGGCGTCCCCGCATCGTGATGCTCGCCAAGCTCCAGTGGGAGCCCCTGTACGACATCATGCTGAACCGGGTGCCGAACCGGTTCATCCGACACGACCCGTCCCGGCGCCACCTCTACATGGACGCGATCGCCGGGCTCGCCACCGGCCTGGGCGACAGCGACGCCTTCGTGCTGTTCCCGGAGGGCAAGGACTTCACCCCGCGCGTGCGCCGGCGGGCCATCGAGTACCTGCGGGGCAAGGGCCACGAGCAGGCGGCGGACCGCGCGGAACGCATGGAGCACGTCCTCCCCCCGCGCCACGGGGGCGTGATGGCCGCGCTCAACGCGGCCCCCGATGCCGACGTCGTCTTCGTCGCCCACGCCGTGCTCGAGGACATCGGCACCTTCAAGCAGATCTGGAGCAGCATCCCGCTCACCCACCCGGTGCGGGCCCGCTACTGGCGGGTGCCGGCCGCCGAGGTGCCGCGCGACGAGCAGGAGCTCATCGAGTGGCTCTACGACTGGTGGGAGCGGATAGACGCCTGGCTGACCGAGCACGTGGCCGCGGTCTGA